In Etheostoma cragini isolate CJK2018 chromosome 9, CSU_Ecrag_1.0, whole genome shotgun sequence, the following are encoded in one genomic region:
- the im:7152348 gene encoding E3 ubiquitin-protein ligase rnf168, with protein sequence MVLCEDGECSVCLQPYSRMDRVPRVLHCRHTFCEPCLETISQAMGGLLTVGCPLCRRVTCIGHGLSLQEALWINSSLWEQIQEAEEQEEQQEEQEEEEEEDGLKQEAEEEGMESKPQAECASSSSARTKLKLPAFFRKFSLTKKSPERIVPGSNVEMKSWRRLPTEETLG encoded by the exons ATGGTTCTGTGTGAGGATGGCGAGTGCAGCGTCTGCCTCCAACCCTACTCGCGGATGGACAGGGTCCCCCGGGTGCTCCACTGCAGACACACCTTCTGCGAGCCGTGCCTGGAGACGATTTCTCAGGCCATGGGGGGGCTGCTCACAGTGGGCTGCCCTTTGTGTCGCCGGGTGACCTGCATAGGACACGGCCTCAGCCTGCAGGAAGCCTTGTGGATCAACAGCAGTCTGTGGGAGCAGATACAAGAGGCcgaggagcaggaggagcagcaggaggagcaggaggaggaggaggaggaagatggacTGAAACAAGAAGCTGAGGAGGAAGGGATGGAGTCAAAACCACAAGCAGAATG CGCTTCCTCCAGCTCGGCCAGAACAAAGCTCAAACTGCCGGCCTTCTTCAGAAAgtttagtttgacaaaaaagagCCCGGAGAGGATTGTGCCCGGCAGTAATGT ggaaatGAAATCGTGGCGCAGGCTTCCAACTGAAGAGACTTTGGGTTAA